One region of Rattus norvegicus strain BN/NHsdMcwi chromosome 13, GRCr8, whole genome shotgun sequence genomic DNA includes:
- the Mett27l1 gene encoding methyltransferase-like protein 27 produces SRTSAWRSRLRRDVAALKYRAPRLAVDCLSQALQGPPHDALILDVACGTGLVAVELQARGFLQVQGVDGSPEMLKQARARGLYNHLSLCTLGQEPLPYPKGTFDAVIIVGALSEGQVPCSAIPELLRVTKPGGLVCLTTRTNPSSLPYKEALEAALDSLEQAGAWERLVTQPVDHWELATSEQESGLATCANDGFISGVIYLYRKQETAQGERGRLSIQPLIDH; encoded by the coding sequence TCCCGCACCTCTGCCTGGAGAAGCAGGCTCCGTAGGGATGTGGCTGCTTTGAAGTATCGAGCCCCACGCCTTGCTGTGGATTGTCTCAGTCAAGCCCTTCAGGGCCCACCCCATGATGCCCTGATCCTGGATGTGGCCTGTGGCACTGGCCTGGTAGCTGTGGAGCTACAGGCTCGGGGCTTCCTTCAGGTGCAGGGGGTGGACGGAAGCCCAGAAATGCTGAAGCAGGCCCGAGCCCGTGGCCTGTACAACCACCTTAGCCTCTGTACCCTGGGCCAGGAGCCGCTGCCCTACCCTAAAGGGACCTTTGACGCCGTGATCATTGTGGGCGCTCTCAGTGAGGGACAGGTGCCCTGCAGTGCCATACCTGAGCTCCTAAGAGTCACCAAGCCGGGTGGACTTGTTTGTCTGACTACCAGGACCAACCCTTCCAGCCTTCCATACAAGGAGGCGCTGGAAGCCGCCTTAGACTCCCTGGAGCAGGCTGGAGCGTGGGAACGCCTGGTGACCCAGCCTGTGGACCACTGGGAGCTAGCAACTTCAGAACAAGAGTCAGGGCTGGCCACCTGTGCCAACGATGGCTTCATCTCTGGCGTCATCTACCTTTACCGAAAGCAGGAGACAGCCCAGGGTGAGAGAGGGAGGCTCAGTATCCAGCCCCTAATTGACCACTGA